In Thermoanaerobacter uzonensis DSM 18761, the following proteins share a genomic window:
- a CDS encoding metal-sulfur cluster assembly factor — MESGEFLDFAPIKFVGIEDKEEQNRIIDTLMSVVDPEIGIDIINLGLVYEIHKEDNKLYIIMTLTALGCPLADVLSNEVKNEVLSIGDYSEVEVKIVYSPPWDRDRLSSFARMELGL; from the coding sequence ATGGAAAGTGGAGAATTTCTTGACTTTGCACCAATTAAATTTGTTGGCATTGAAGACAAAGAAGAACAAAATCGTATAATAGATACTCTCATGTCTGTTGTCGATCCAGAAATCGGTATAGATATTATAAACCTTGGGCTTGTTTATGAAATTCACAAAGAAGATAATAAATTATACATTATAATGACACTAACAGCATTAGGTTGCCCACTTGCTGATGTGTTGTCAAATGAGGTAAAAAACGAAGTACTTTCAATTGGAGATTATAGTGAGGTAGAAGTAAAAATTGTATATTCACCTCCATGGGATCGTGATCGTCTATCTTCATTTGCAAGAATGGAACTCGGATTATAA